In Periplaneta americana isolate PAMFEO1 chromosome 4, P.americana_PAMFEO1_priV1, whole genome shotgun sequence, one DNA window encodes the following:
- the LOC138697500 gene encoding uncharacterized protein: MVVMLRQCCCGCSLKTGSIIIGVLELIAGISNLVVGITSASSSYSDVEGAAIAIAVFSALLIVVAICLITGAVNSNAFLLVPWMLFNFVFMIVYAVTNIIIAAQNIADGYPEAGAGNIIGVVIYVLLQVYFILVVYSLFRELKGTAPPTNA; the protein is encoded by the exons ATGGTGGTTATGCTGAGACAGTGCTGCTGCGGCTGTTCGCTCAAGACGGGCAGCATCATCATCGGAGTGCTGGAACTC ATTGCCGGTATCAGCAATCTGGTGGTTGGCATCACCTCCGCTTCATCTTCATACTCGG ACGTTGAGGGGGCAGCCATCGCTATCGCAGTCTTCTCCGCCCTGTTGATCGTCGTTGCAATCTGCCTCATCACAGGAGCTGTGAAC AGCAATGCGTTCCTGCTGGTACCGTGGATGTTGTTCAACTTCGTCTTCATGATCGTATACGCCGTGACAAACATCATTATTGCAGCGCAGAACATCGCAGATGGCTACCCGGAAGCAGGCGCCGGCAACATAATCGGCGTCGTCATATACGTGT TGTTGCAGGTGTACTTCATACTGGTGGTGTACAGTCTGTTCAGGGAGCTGAAGGGCACCGCACCTCCAACGAACGCTTGA